The genomic window AGTGGAGCTGGATTCACCCTCGATGAATTTGCATCACTACTGAGCAAGTACGACTACAACTTCAAGCCAGGTGACATTGTCAACGGCACGGTATTTGCCCTTGAATCAAAGGGCGCAATGATCGACATCGGGGCCAAGACAGCAGCCTTCATGCCCCTTCAGGAAGTGTCAATCAATCGGGTTGAAGGACTCAGCGACGTCTTACTTCCAGGAGAGATCCGCGAGTTCTTCATCATGAGTGAGGAGAACGAAGACGGACAACTTTCCCTTTCAATCCGCCGCATCGAATACCAACGTGCATGGGAACGGGTAAGGCAGCTGCAAAAGGAAGATGCCACCATTTACTCCGAAGTGTTTGCGACCAATCGCGGGGGTGCCCTGGTCAGGGTGGAAGGCCTGAGAGGGTTCATCCCCGGATCACACATCAGCACCCGCAAGCCAAAGGAAGAGCTTGTCGCGGACTTCCTACCTTTGAAATTCCTCGAAGTCGACGAAGAACGCAATCGCTTGGTACTGAGCCATCGCCGTGCTCTGGTTGAAAGGAAGATGAATCGCCTTGAGGTTGGCGAAGTCGTCATCGGCGCCGTTCGCGGCATCAAGCCCTACGGAGCCTTCATCGACATCGGTGGCGTGAGTGGCCTACTTCACATCTCCGAAATTAGTCACGAGCATATCGAGACCCCCCACTCGGTTCTTAACGTGAATGATCAGATGAAGGTCATGATCATCGATCTCGATGCGGAGAGAGGTCGAATTTCACTATCTACCAAGGCCCTTGAGCCCGAACCCGGAGACATGCTCACCGATCCACAAAAGGTCTTTGACAAAGCTGAAGAAATGGCCGCCCGCTACAAGCAAATGCTGCTCGAGCAGGCCGAGGAAGGCGAAGATCCAGAAGTTGTCCCCCTCGACTAATCCTGATAGCTAGCCCATGCCTCAACTATTGCTGAGGGGGACGCCCATCGGCAAGATCCAAGGGGTGCTGTTCGACAAGGATGGCACCCTTTGCCATAGCGAACCCCATCTGCTCACTCTGGCAAAGGGAAGAATCGAACAAGCCATTCGTCGGTTTCACGGAGGGAATGCCAGCGAAAGTGTGGTTTGCAAAATTGAGGAGCTTCTCTCTGCTGCCTATGGCCTCAACGCTGAAGGACTCGATCCAGGCGGAACGATCGCCGTAGCGTCAAGGCATCACAACTTAATCTCCACAGCAACGGTGTTCTGTCTGCTCGGAGAAGGCTGGCCACAGGCTCTTGCTCTGGCCAATGAAGTGTTCGCAGCTGTGGATGCTCTTGAGAATGAAGTGCCCTGCCTAGTAACAAAAAGGACTCTGCTACCAGGTGCCCTTACGGTCTTGCAAGCGCTGCGACAACAAGGGGTGACCTGCGCCGTGATTAGCAATGACAGCGCCTCAGGGATTGAGACGTTCCTGAACCAAAACAATCTTCATGACACGGTGACCGAGCTCTGGAGCGCTGAGCATCGACCAGCTAAGCCCAATCCAAATGCCGTCAAAAGACTCTGCCAGTTAATGGGATTAGCCCCCGCCCAGTGCGCCTTGATTGGTGATGCCGATTCCGATTTACAGATGGCTCGACAGGCTGGTATAGGTCTCAGCCTTGGTTACATGGCCGGCTGGAATCAACCCCCAACACT from Prochlorococcus marinus str. MIT 9313 includes these protein-coding regions:
- a CDS encoding HAD family hydrolase, giving the protein MPQLLLRGTPIGKIQGVLFDKDGTLCHSEPHLLTLAKGRIEQAIRRFHGGNASESVVCKIEELLSAAYGLNAEGLDPGGTIAVASRHHNLISTATVFCLLGEGWPQALALANEVFAAVDALENEVPCLVTKRTLLPGALTVLQALRQQGVTCAVISNDSASGIETFLNQNNLHDTVTELWSAEHRPAKPNPNAVKRLCQLMGLAPAQCALIGDADSDLQMARQAGIGLSLGYMAGWNQPPTLTNYHHLIHHWNDLAVK
- a CDS encoding 30S ribosomal protein S1 — its product is MSATPTEQVQDSAADSTSSEQVINTTSETAEAAKQALAEEDLSIPEDVPTADDPSSRAAKNDLSGAGFTLDEFASLLSKYDYNFKPGDIVNGTVFALESKGAMIDIGAKTAAFMPLQEVSINRVEGLSDVLLPGEIREFFIMSEENEDGQLSLSIRRIEYQRAWERVRQLQKEDATIYSEVFATNRGGALVRVEGLRGFIPGSHISTRKPKEELVADFLPLKFLEVDEERNRLVLSHRRALVERKMNRLEVGEVVIGAVRGIKPYGAFIDIGGVSGLLHISEISHEHIETPHSVLNVNDQMKVMIIDLDAERGRISLSTKALEPEPGDMLTDPQKVFDKAEEMAARYKQMLLEQAEEGEDPEVVPLD